In Ictalurus punctatus breed USDA103 chromosome 3, Coco_2.0, whole genome shotgun sequence, the following are encoded in one genomic region:
- the pik3ap1 gene encoding phosphoinositide 3-kinase adapter protein 1 isoform X1, which translates to MKTSKKSNPGCSVMCSVLIVYSSEAQDWASYLKLILETSHHFPQDSISFYLVDEEHSVQDEDYSIFSTSQCILLLLSAAFIDIQSEPEVRNALKKFLYPPSKIVAFLCGVSENDDLMDCFENWNSWRKLDSDDEPALYVATVCEVIEKENLIKFEEEVTTENTIPSRKQSMDQPDPEESHELHSDQFHSAEEDVDVSDGNLTPYRNLSVSEEQKSCLTVQPNRILCGTPVDIYIIMVNKLDSHDSIEVEFDCEHSTKRLLGTAVNEYIVTVQSPDMPTGEVALHVYSNESIVCSTTVTYYTEMEEISNYLEKVMDPVHFMCQAFSITSSASEALDNLFTDSLKKHMPPNGLQVFGINQLEEEIKNQWDVELPTLLHFSAKYGFKKLTSTLLQCPGALQAYSIANKDGDYPNTLAERSGFPDLRQFMDDYVETIDLVKSHIEESMATPEDEDIYEPMANASQDFVAKFSLQEDIYESMMQLNPDMQLYEDLSCLDNSFNESNSEDAALRKFFQVNAEKHSETEDNLISDAYSGRRLDETEEENIEDNMENYEEEDEEDPYKLCYPDEIYDTIDGEESFASVIVNRPPAPIPRTHTTSEPEECKTYISTVFCSKNSLYSESNGKDDQCPQVRPVPERMLSSTHDPYAGMKTPGQRQLISLQERVKVGALTVEEAVQEFKAWQFDQEKRSQSIRFQQENLQKLRNSIIRRKKDKGKSGKALDLDITAPMQRNLHFGSHMNVECSVYEPAPRSVTQPPSANRPPQRGTWHTGSTSSTSSSGSNRLSTLSTVSNSSGAEGELEEPQENGPPPPRPPRPAAETPPTLPPPRVPPRLPERYPDSMLNERYVSNPARLSHTPPHRPIPPPPTTRRPW; encoded by the exons ATGAAGACGTCaaagaaat CAAATCCTGGATGCTCCGTCATGTGCTCAGTGTTAATTGTGTATTCTAGTGAGGCCCAGGACTGGGCCTCATACCTAAAGCTCATCCTAGAGACGTCACATCATTTCCCCCAGGATTCTATTTCTTTCTATCTTGTGGATGAAGAACATTCAGTGCAAGATGAAGACTATTCAATTTTTAGCACCAGCCAGTGCATCTTGCTTTTGCTCTCAGCAGCATTTATAGATATTCAAAGTGAACCAGAGGTGCGGAACGCCTTGAAGAAGTTTCTTTATCCACCGAGTAAAATCGTCGCATTTCTGTGTGGCGTCTCTGAAAACGATGACTTAATGGACTGTTTTGAAAACTGGAATAGTTGGAGAAAACTTGATTCAGATGATGAGCCAGCACTATATGTCGCCACAGTCTGTGAAGTTATCGAGAAAG AAAACTTGATAAAGTTTGAGGAAGAAGTGACGACTGAAAATACAATCCCATCACGAAAACAAAGTATGGATCAGCCTGATCCAGAGGAATCTCATGAGCTCCATTCAGATCAGTTCCACTCAGCAGAGGAAGATGTGGATGTTTCAGATGGAAACTTGACTCCATACAGGAATCTATCGGTATCAGAAGAACAGAAATCATGCCTTACTGTCCAACCGAACAGAATCCTCTGTGGG ACCCCAGTCGATATTTATATCATTATGGTAAACAAGTTGGACAGTCACGACAGCATCGAAGTGGAGTTTGACTGTGAACATTCAACAAAACGTTTGTTGGGAACTGCTGTGAACGAATATATTGTTACAGTTCAGTCACCTG ATATGCCAACTGGGGAAGTTGCTCTGCATGTTTATAGTAATGAGTCGATTGTATGTTCAACAACTGTGACCTACTACacagaaatggaggaaattagCAATTATCTTGAAAAAGTTATGGACCCTGTGCATTTTATGTGTCAG GCATTCAGTATTACATCAAGTGCATCAGAGGCGTTGGATAACTTGTTTACAGATTCTCTCAAAAAACACATGCCTCCCAATGGACTGCAAGTATTTGGAATTAATCAGCTTGAAGAGGAGATTAAAA ATCAGTGGGATGTGGAACTCCCGACATTACTTCACTTCTCGGCAAAGTACGGATTTAAAAAGCTGACTAGCACATTACTGCAATGTCCCGGAGCCCTTCAGGCCTACAGCATAGCAAACAAAGATGGGGATTACCCTAATACACTGGCCGAGAGAAGTGGCTTTCCTGATTTGAGACAGTTCATGGATGACTATGTT GAGACCATAGACTTGGTCAAGTCTCACATAGAGGAATCCATGGCAACTCCAGAAGATGAGGACATTTATGAGCCAATGGCAAACGCATCACAAGATTTCGTTGCCAAGTTTTCTCTTCAGGAGGACATATACGAGTCCATGATGCAACTCAATCCTGACATGCAGTTGT ATGAGGACTTGAGCTGTTTGGACAACTCCTTCAATGAGTCGAATTCAGAAGACGCTGCGTTGAGAAAGTTTTTCCAAG TAAATGCAGAGAAGCATTCTGAGACAGAAGACAATCTCATAAGTGATGCATACTCTGGTAGAAGACTTGATGAGACGGAAGAGGAAAACATAGAAGACAACATGGAAAACTatgaggaggaagatgaggaggacCCATATAAGCTCTGCTATCCTGATGAAATTTATGACACCATAGATGGTGAAGAAAGCTTTGCATCTGTAATTGTGAATCGACCGCCGGCACCGATACCTCGAACACACACCACCTCAGAGCCTGAGGAATGCAAAACCTATATTTCAACAG ttttcTGTTCCAAGAACTCATTGTATTCAGAAAGCAACGGCAAAGACGATCAATGTCCTCAAG TGAGGCCGGTCCCAGAGCGAATGCTCAGCAGTACCCACGATCCCTATGCTGGCATGAAGACCCCGGGTCAGAGGCAGCTCATCTCCCTGCAGGAGAGGGTGAAGGTGGGCGCGCTCACCGTGGAGGAGGCAGTGCAGGAGTTTAAAGCCTGGCAGTTTGACCAGGAAAAACGATCCCAGTCCATCCGCTTCCAGCAG gaaaatttacaaaaattacGAAACAGCATCATCCGACGTAAAAAAGACAAAGGAAAAAGCGGGAAAGCATTAG atCTGGATATAACTGCTCCAATGCAGAGGAACCTGCACTTTGGATCTCATATGAACGTTGAATGTTCTGTGTATGAGCCAGCACCTCGCTCCGTCACACAACCCCCATCTGCAAACAGACCACCACAGAGAGGAACTTGGCATACAGGAAGTACGTCCAGCACATCTA GCAGTGGAAGCAACAGGCTGAGCACACTGAGCACCGTCAGTAACAGCAGTGGGGCAGAAGGTGAACTAGAG GAGCCTCAGGAAAATGGTCCTCCTCCACCTCGCCCACCCCGCCCAGCAGCTGAAACTCCGCCCACACTCCCTCCTCCCAGAGTCCCGCCTCGCTTACCTGAACG GTATCCAGACAGCATGCTGAATGAGCGTTATGTATCAAATCCAGCTCGTCTCTCCCACACGCCTCCTCACAGACCCATCCCTCCACCACCCACAACACGACGGCCATGGTGA
- the pik3ap1 gene encoding phosphoinositide 3-kinase adapter protein 1 isoform X2 gives MCSVLIVYSSEAQDWASYLKLILETSHHFPQDSISFYLVDEEHSVQDEDYSIFSTSQCILLLLSAAFIDIQSEPEVRNALKKFLYPPSKIVAFLCGVSENDDLMDCFENWNSWRKLDSDDEPALYVATVCEVIEKENLIKFEEEVTTENTIPSRKQSMDQPDPEESHELHSDQFHSAEEDVDVSDGNLTPYRNLSVSEEQKSCLTVQPNRILCGTPVDIYIIMVNKLDSHDSIEVEFDCEHSTKRLLGTAVNEYIVTVQSPDMPTGEVALHVYSNESIVCSTTVTYYTEMEEISNYLEKVMDPVHFMCQAFSITSSASEALDNLFTDSLKKHMPPNGLQVFGINQLEEEIKNQWDVELPTLLHFSAKYGFKKLTSTLLQCPGALQAYSIANKDGDYPNTLAERSGFPDLRQFMDDYVETIDLVKSHIEESMATPEDEDIYEPMANASQDFVAKFSLQEDIYESMMQLNPDMQLYEDLSCLDNSFNESNSEDAALRKFFQVNAEKHSETEDNLISDAYSGRRLDETEEENIEDNMENYEEEDEEDPYKLCYPDEIYDTIDGEESFASVIVNRPPAPIPRTHTTSEPEECKTYISTVFCSKNSLYSESNGKDDQCPQVRPVPERMLSSTHDPYAGMKTPGQRQLISLQERVKVGALTVEEAVQEFKAWQFDQEKRSQSIRFQQENLQKLRNSIIRRKKDKGKSGKALDLDITAPMQRNLHFGSHMNVECSVYEPAPRSVTQPPSANRPPQRGTWHTGSTSSTSSSGSNRLSTLSTVSNSSGAEGELEEPQENGPPPPRPPRPAAETPPTLPPPRVPPRLPERYPDSMLNERYVSNPARLSHTPPHRPIPPPPTTRRPW, from the exons ATGTGCTCAGTGTTAATTGTGTATTCTAGTGAGGCCCAGGACTGGGCCTCATACCTAAAGCTCATCCTAGAGACGTCACATCATTTCCCCCAGGATTCTATTTCTTTCTATCTTGTGGATGAAGAACATTCAGTGCAAGATGAAGACTATTCAATTTTTAGCACCAGCCAGTGCATCTTGCTTTTGCTCTCAGCAGCATTTATAGATATTCAAAGTGAACCAGAGGTGCGGAACGCCTTGAAGAAGTTTCTTTATCCACCGAGTAAAATCGTCGCATTTCTGTGTGGCGTCTCTGAAAACGATGACTTAATGGACTGTTTTGAAAACTGGAATAGTTGGAGAAAACTTGATTCAGATGATGAGCCAGCACTATATGTCGCCACAGTCTGTGAAGTTATCGAGAAAG AAAACTTGATAAAGTTTGAGGAAGAAGTGACGACTGAAAATACAATCCCATCACGAAAACAAAGTATGGATCAGCCTGATCCAGAGGAATCTCATGAGCTCCATTCAGATCAGTTCCACTCAGCAGAGGAAGATGTGGATGTTTCAGATGGAAACTTGACTCCATACAGGAATCTATCGGTATCAGAAGAACAGAAATCATGCCTTACTGTCCAACCGAACAGAATCCTCTGTGGG ACCCCAGTCGATATTTATATCATTATGGTAAACAAGTTGGACAGTCACGACAGCATCGAAGTGGAGTTTGACTGTGAACATTCAACAAAACGTTTGTTGGGAACTGCTGTGAACGAATATATTGTTACAGTTCAGTCACCTG ATATGCCAACTGGGGAAGTTGCTCTGCATGTTTATAGTAATGAGTCGATTGTATGTTCAACAACTGTGACCTACTACacagaaatggaggaaattagCAATTATCTTGAAAAAGTTATGGACCCTGTGCATTTTATGTGTCAG GCATTCAGTATTACATCAAGTGCATCAGAGGCGTTGGATAACTTGTTTACAGATTCTCTCAAAAAACACATGCCTCCCAATGGACTGCAAGTATTTGGAATTAATCAGCTTGAAGAGGAGATTAAAA ATCAGTGGGATGTGGAACTCCCGACATTACTTCACTTCTCGGCAAAGTACGGATTTAAAAAGCTGACTAGCACATTACTGCAATGTCCCGGAGCCCTTCAGGCCTACAGCATAGCAAACAAAGATGGGGATTACCCTAATACACTGGCCGAGAGAAGTGGCTTTCCTGATTTGAGACAGTTCATGGATGACTATGTT GAGACCATAGACTTGGTCAAGTCTCACATAGAGGAATCCATGGCAACTCCAGAAGATGAGGACATTTATGAGCCAATGGCAAACGCATCACAAGATTTCGTTGCCAAGTTTTCTCTTCAGGAGGACATATACGAGTCCATGATGCAACTCAATCCTGACATGCAGTTGT ATGAGGACTTGAGCTGTTTGGACAACTCCTTCAATGAGTCGAATTCAGAAGACGCTGCGTTGAGAAAGTTTTTCCAAG TAAATGCAGAGAAGCATTCTGAGACAGAAGACAATCTCATAAGTGATGCATACTCTGGTAGAAGACTTGATGAGACGGAAGAGGAAAACATAGAAGACAACATGGAAAACTatgaggaggaagatgaggaggacCCATATAAGCTCTGCTATCCTGATGAAATTTATGACACCATAGATGGTGAAGAAAGCTTTGCATCTGTAATTGTGAATCGACCGCCGGCACCGATACCTCGAACACACACCACCTCAGAGCCTGAGGAATGCAAAACCTATATTTCAACAG ttttcTGTTCCAAGAACTCATTGTATTCAGAAAGCAACGGCAAAGACGATCAATGTCCTCAAG TGAGGCCGGTCCCAGAGCGAATGCTCAGCAGTACCCACGATCCCTATGCTGGCATGAAGACCCCGGGTCAGAGGCAGCTCATCTCCCTGCAGGAGAGGGTGAAGGTGGGCGCGCTCACCGTGGAGGAGGCAGTGCAGGAGTTTAAAGCCTGGCAGTTTGACCAGGAAAAACGATCCCAGTCCATCCGCTTCCAGCAG gaaaatttacaaaaattacGAAACAGCATCATCCGACGTAAAAAAGACAAAGGAAAAAGCGGGAAAGCATTAG atCTGGATATAACTGCTCCAATGCAGAGGAACCTGCACTTTGGATCTCATATGAACGTTGAATGTTCTGTGTATGAGCCAGCACCTCGCTCCGTCACACAACCCCCATCTGCAAACAGACCACCACAGAGAGGAACTTGGCATACAGGAAGTACGTCCAGCACATCTA GCAGTGGAAGCAACAGGCTGAGCACACTGAGCACCGTCAGTAACAGCAGTGGGGCAGAAGGTGAACTAGAG GAGCCTCAGGAAAATGGTCCTCCTCCACCTCGCCCACCCCGCCCAGCAGCTGAAACTCCGCCCACACTCCCTCCTCCCAGAGTCCCGCCTCGCTTACCTGAACG GTATCCAGACAGCATGCTGAATGAGCGTTATGTATCAAATCCAGCTCGTCTCTCCCACACGCCTCCTCACAGACCCATCCCTCCACCACCCACAACACGACGGCCATGGTGA
- the kifbp gene encoding KIF-binding protein, with protein MPLTSLESNMASTNSREWRAVCEKFHRAQDLSETESRKDPENDPFRSKYKARELLKEIHCTVKNFDVDDSENEDREPDREPAEPADGEAVNGGVNNKPHAGDSRAGLRAVKLSVIDYHLGVNHIETEELSAGEEYLMNCMKLLEECTVTRENVSLFIQVRNQLGILWAGRDETEKAQAFLETAESIYVHYMKEDGQPPLDLVDFFVLEEDAPSQQERMRRFEMAYTHTLYYLAQVYKYLGQYERAGQYCHSTLQRQLKFSQFVPLEWAINAATLSQYYITKTRYMEARHCLAAANVIAGLAGEVPSEAAAKESEAEYDKREQLRQKRAEIARCWIKYCLNLLQDAKKLLEDNIGELDLDRQEELQSARRHEEEEKERGRKTAVLFDSADTFDSICSQEEKVSCILPLNFEEARAIFLVGQGYVTQAKEYFEMDGHVTDHIEILQDHSALFKVLAFFEEDLERRCKMHKRRVDMLEPICKDLNAQYYLLICRQLQFELAETFYEMMDLKLAVAEKQDQPDAHTIKKFNHLCSASIKYYQMFLDSIRSPEGKFPEKLEDDLLRPALVAKFRIARLQSKIISGNLATQLENLNLSLESYNFVVQYCEEHPEAKKTVETELELSEEMVTLLPMKINRIACSMASSN; from the exons ATGCCGTTAACCTCACTTGAGTCCAACATGGCGTCCACCAACAGCCGAGAATGGAGGGCGGTGTGCGAGAAATTTCACCGCGCCCAAGATCTTTCTGAAACAGAATCGCGAAAAGATCCCGAAAACGACCCTTTCCGCTCTAAATATAAAGCTAGGGAGCTGCTGAAGGAGATTCACTGTACGGTAAAGAATTTCGACGTAGACGACAGCGAGAACGAGGACCGGGAGCCGGACCGTGAGCCAGCAGAGCCTGCAGACGGGGAGGCGGTAAATGGAGGAGTTAATAATAAACCGCACGCAGGCGACTCTCGAGCCGGACTCCGAGCCGTCAAACTCAGCGTGATTGACTATCATCTGGGTGTGAACCATATCGAAACCGAGGAGCTCTCCGCTGGCGAAGAATACTTAATGAACTGTATGAAATTGCTGGAGGAGTGTACGGTAACACGGGAAAATGTCTCGCTGTTCATACAAGTCAGG AACCAGCTTGGCATCTTATGGGCCGGACGGGACGAAACCGAGAAAGCTCAAGCCTTTTTGGAAACGGCTGAGTCAATTTATGTTCACTACATGAAAGAG GATGGCCAACCACCGCTGGATTTGGTAGATTTCTTTGTGCTAGAGGAAGATGCACCCTCCCAACAAGAGAGAATGAGGAG ATTTGAAatggcatacacacacacgctttattATCTGGCCCAAGTGTATAAATATCTGGGTCAGTATGAGAGAGCGGGACAGTACTGCCACAGCACATTGCAGAGACAGCTGAAGTTCAGCCAGTTTGTGCCACTCGAGTGGGCTATCAATGCTGCCACACTGTCGCAGTATTACATCACCAAG acacgTTACATGGAGGCGCGACACTGTTTGGCTGCAGCTAATGTCATTGCTGGTctggctggagaagtcccttcAGAGGCTGCTGCCAAAGAAA GCGAAGCTGAATATGACAAACGTGAGCAGCTACGTCAGAAAAGAGCTGAAATTGCAAGGTGCTGGATCAAATATTGCCTTAATCTGTTACAAGATGCCAAAAAGCTTCTGGAG GACAACATTGGCGAGTTAGACTTGGACCGACAGGAAGAGCTGCAAAGTGCCCGACGGcatgaggaggaggaaaaagagagaggaagaaaaacagcAGTTCTCTTTGATTCCGCTGACACGTTCGATTCGATTTGCAGCCAGGAGGAGAAGGTGAGCTGCATACTTCCGTTGAACTTTGAAGAAGCCCGTGCCATCTTTCTGGTGGGTCAAGGCTACGTGACGCAGGCCAAGGAGTATTTCGAGATGGATGGTCACGTAACGGACCATATCGAGATCCTTCAAGATCACAGTGCTCTTTTTAAGGTCTTGGCCTTTTTTGAGGAGGACCTGGAGCGCCGCTGCAAGATGCACAAGCGGCGCGTGGACATGCTCGAGCCCATCTGCAAGGACCTGAACGCTCAGTACTACTTGCTGATCTGCCGACAGTTGCAGTTCGAACTCGCCGAGACCTTCTATGAAATGATGGACCTAAAACTGGCCGTGGCTGAAAAGCAGGACCAGCCGGACGCACACACCATAAAGAAGTTCAACCACTTGTGCTCGGCATCCATCAAGTACTACCAAATGTTCCTCGACTCCATCCGTTCACCAGAGGGCAAGTTTCCTGAAAAACTCGAAGACGATTTGCTGAGACCGGCACTTGTGGCGAAGTTTCGTATTGCTCGACTTCAGTCCAAGATCATCTCAGGAAACCTGGCCACTCAATTGGAGAATCTCAACCTCTCACTGGAGTCGTACAACTTTGTCGTGCAGTATTGTGAGGAGCACCCAGAAGCCAAGAAGACTGTGGAAACTGAACTGGAGCTGAGTGAAGAAATGGTGACCCTCCTACCTATGAAGATCAATAGAATAGCATGTAGCATGGCCTCCTCTAACTAA